Proteins encoded together in one Carya illinoinensis cultivar Pawnee chromosome 3, C.illinoinensisPawnee_v1, whole genome shotgun sequence window:
- the LOC122305353 gene encoding uncharacterized protein At1g03900-like, which yields MSFNQLQEEDDEATLEQTLLVVREVAVYKIPPRPTSGGYKCGDWLQSDKIWSGRLRVVSCKARCEIRLEDPASGDLFAACFVLPGQPRESSVETVLDSSRYFVLKIEDGQGKHAFVGLGFAERNEAFDFNVALSDHDKYVRREHEKNESGEATDDTHIDIHPAVNHRLKEGETIRINVKPKVKPTSGTGMLSAAGLTGGLSGTGKPKALGLAPPPTGVGKIRSPLPPPPNDPVAARMTSANHHGVDLKESKENVRHSNDPLTDLSPLERNLPLATGSGSKTAASGWAAF from the exons ATGTCGTTTAACCAGCTGCAGGAGGAGGACGATGAGGCCACTTTGGAGCAGACCCTTTTGGTGGTCCGGGAGGTGGCCGTCTACAAAATTCCGCCCCGGCCCACCTCCGGCGGTTATAAGTGTGGAGATTGGCTCCAGTCCGACAAGATCTGGTCGGGTCGCCTTCGGGTCGTTTCATGCAAGGCCCGCTGCGAGATCCGGCTCGAGGACCCGGCATCGGGGGACCTCTTCGCCGCCTGCTTCGTCTTACCCGGCCAGCCCCGCGAGAGCTCCGTTGAGACCGTCCTCGACTCGTCACGCTACTTCGTCCTCAAGATCGAGGACGGCCAGGGCAAGCACGCCTTCGTGGGGCTCGGCTTCGCGGAGCGCAACGAGGCTTTCGACTTCAACGTGGCGCTCTCCGACCACGACAAGTACGTCCGGAGAGAGCACGAGAAGAACGAGAGTGGGGAGGCCACTGACGATACCCACATCGATATCCATCCCGCTGTTAATCATAGATTGAAG GAAGGAGAAACAATCCGGATAAATGTGAAGCCCAAAGTCAAACCAACTAGTGGAACTGGTATGCTTTCAGCGGCTGGTCTGACAGGGGGGCTTTCTGGAACTGGAAAGCCTAAAGCTTTGGGCCTTGCCCCACCACCCACTGGGGTGGGAAAAATTAGGTCTCCACTCCCTCCCCCTCCCAATGATCCTGTTGCTGCTCGGATGACCTCTGCCAATCACCACGGGGTCGATCTCAAGGAATCTAAGGAAAATGTGAGGCATTCTAATGATCCTTTGACAGACCTTTCTCCACTTGAG AGAAATCTTCCTTTGGCAACTGGATCAGGATCGAAGACGGCGGCATCGGGTTGGGCAGCTTTTTGA
- the LOC122305354 gene encoding protein SCARECROW-like: MAACTLLDAGINGNNSDETTDRSNIIFNGRSPLTSTASNKSINNIMFTGICEEPPQNRGLQHYQSNGKMTRKRTASEIEMEIQSTLITASTAGKNDYTRLSSRSSVATISNSTASSMSGGGSSFPPVTASDNCIFPGENFSKPNPKQTNNYSTSLPSPMNLTTMTSSGGGLSCGFLSCVTPVNLSHDHDYNEETLSLHHQHHHHDYGHDHQTSAHHLNQTPAVCGFSGLPLFSPESRSVPNPSGTAFTASSSMEDSSATAWIDGVIKDLIHSSNNVSIPQLIQNVREIIYPCNPNLAALLEYRLRFLTSTDPIPNCPERRRAVVQQQQQGLVQGSSERIKLNLLDSGNFSSPESMNPLYLHWGVAPLPSASPDPAVDDHNHHHHQQACGSSILSLNQVHQVQEKRRQEEQENSSPAETAAPATSTACITTGAAILSREKKLEEMRQQKRDEEGLHLLTLLLQCAEAVSVDNFEEANKTLLEISELSTPFGTAAQRVAAYFSEAMSARLVSSCLGIYAALPHSHSYSQKLASAFQVFNGISPLVKFSHFTANQAIQEAFEGEERVHIIDLDIMQGLQWPGLFHILACRPGGPPYVRLTGLGTSMDALEATGKRLSDFAEKLGIPFEFVPVAEKVGNLDPERLNVSKREALAVHWLQHSLYDVTGSDSNTLWLLQRLAPKVVTVVEQDLSHAGSFLGRFVEAIHYYSALFDSLGASSYGEESEERHVVEQQLLSREIRNVLAVGGPSRSGEVKFHNWREKLQQCGFKGISLGGNAATQATLLLGMFPSDGYTLVEDNGTLKLGWKDLCLLTASAWRPPFSRTYY, from the exons ATGGCTGCTTGTACTTTGCTTGATGCTGGTATCAATGGCAATAACAGCGACGAAACTACAGATCGTAGTAATATCATTTTCAATGGTAGAAGTCCCTTGACGAGTACTGCCTCCAACAAAAGCATTAATAATATCATGTTCACAGGCATCTGCGAGGAACCGCCTCAGAATCGCGGCCTTCAACATTACCAGTCCAACGGAAAGATGACGAGAAAGAGGACGGCCTCTGAGATTGAGATGGAGATTCAGTCGACCTTGATCACCGCAAGCACCGCCGgcaaaaatgattatacgaGGTTGTCCAGCAGATCAAGTGTTGCCACAATTAGCAACAGTACTGCATCGTCGATGAGTGGTGGCGGCAGCTCTTTTCCACCCGTGACAGCTAGTGATAATTGTATTTTTCCCGGAGAGAACTTTTCCAAACCAAATCCAAAACAGACCAACAACTACTCCACTTCCCTACCTTCGCCCATGAATTTGACCACCATGACGTCATCAGGCGGGGGCTTATCTTGTGGGTTTCTATCTTGTGTTACACCTGTGAACTTAAGTCATGATCACGATTATAACGAAGAGACCCTGTCACTTCATCATCAGCATCACCATCATGATTATGGTCATGATCATCAAACTTCTGCTCATCACCTGAACCAGACCCCTGCTGTTTGTGGGTTTTCGGGCCTGCCCTTGTTTTCTCCCGAAAGCAGAAGTGTTCCTAATCCGAGTGGTACTGCTTTTACTGCCAGCTCTTCCATGGAAGATAGCTCAGCCACAGCGTGGATCGACGGCGTCATAAAGGATCTAATCCATAGTTCCAACAACGTGTCCATTCCACAGCTCATCCAGAACGTGAGAGAGATTATCTACCCTTGTAATCCCAACCTTGCCGCCCTCCTTGAGTACAGGCTCCGCTTCCTGACATCAACCGACCCCATCCCAAACTGCCCAGAGAGGAGAAGGGCGGTGGTTCAGCAGCAACAGCAAGGGTTGGTGCAAGGATCTTCAGAGCGGATTAAGTTGAATCTTTTAGATTCTGGTAATTTTTCCTCTCCTGAGTCCATGAATCCATTATACTTGCACTGGGGAGTTGCACCACTGCCGAGTGCTTCCCCTGATCCTGCGGTCGACGATCataaccaccaccaccaccagcaGGCATGCggttcttcaattctttcatTGAATCAAGTGCATCAAGTACAAGAGAAACGACGGCAAGAAGAGCAGGAAAACTCTTCCCCTGCAGAGACTGCAGCGCCAGCGACTTCAACTGCTTGTATTACTACTGGTGCAGCAATCCTTTCGAGGGAGaagaaattagaagagatgCGACAACAGAAAAGAGACGAGGAAGGCTTACACCTCCTGACCTTACTCCTGCAATGCGCCGAAGCTGTTTCCGTTGATAATTTTGAGGAAGCGAACAAGACCCTACTAGAGATTTCCGAACTGTCGACACCTTTTGGTACGGCCGCACAGCGTGTGGCGGCATACTTCTCGGAGGCTATGTCCGCAAGACTAGTGAGCTCGTGCCTAGGAATATATGCAGCACTGCCCCATAGCCATAGCTATAGCCAAAAGCTGGCTTCGGCCTTCCAAGTGTTCAACGGCATCAGCCCCCTCGTGAAGTTCTCGCATTTCACGGCAAATCAGGCCATACAAGAAGCAtttgaaggagaggagagggtTCACATCATAGATTTAGACATCATGCAAGGTCTCCAATGGCCTGGTCTCTTTCACATCCTGGCTTGTAGACCTGGGGGACCTCCTTATGTGCGCCTCACAGGCCTAGGGACCTCCATGGATGCTCTCGAGGCTACCGGCAAGCGCTTGTCTGACTTCGCCGAGAAACTGGGGATTCCTTTTGAGTTCGTTCCGGTGGCGGAAAAGGTCGGGAACTTGGACCCGGAGAGGCTCAACGTCAGCAAGAGAGAGGCTCTTGCCGTCCACTGGTTGCAACATTCCCTTTATGATGTCACTGGTTCCGACAGCAATACTCTGTGGCTTTTGCAGCG GTTGGCACCAAAAGTGGTGACGGTGGTAGAGCAAGACCTGAGCCACGCAGGCTCGTTCTTGGGAAGGTTTGTGGAGGCAATACACTACTACTCAGCGCTGTTCGATTCGCTAGGGGCAAGTAGCTATGGGGAGGAGAGCGAGGAGAGACATGTGGTGGAGCAGCAGCTGCTATCGAGGGAGATCCGAAACGTTTTGGCTGTTGGGGGGCCGTCGAGGAGTGGGGAGGTGAAGTTCCACAACTGGAGGGAGAAGCTGCAGCAGTGTGGATTCAAGGGGATATCTTTGGGTGGGAATGCAGCCACTCAGGCCACTTTGCTCCTGGGAATGTTCCCTTCCGATGGTTACACTTTGGTGGAGGACAATGGCACCCTCAAGCTTGGTTGGAAAGACCTTTGCTTGCTCACTGCCTCCGCCTGGAGACCACCCTTTTCCCGTACTTACtactga
- the LOC122305350 gene encoding protein root UVB sensitive 1, chloroplastic, with protein sequence MDYAFRATCLSGNLMSPTVITQPPRWPFLSTCVLSLSLKSSPFPFLANASATAHGRGFSYISQQIDNLERIRGNPSQFHSLFHRRLPGDVSCCCCSDDGSGGGSSSNNNSNNGGWNNPYGSEGSWWWHDDFSQFHYPFLVVLILCWSMLCCFCHLQFAKSALARTTTTGAFNFQESSESLEPRSVWEVKGGKWTKLIPDNCYDAYIVAQPDTGAGIRLTQSFIPERVWLCCRDLFLRLMLPEGFPHSVTNDYLEYSLWRGVQGIASQVSGVLATQSLLYAIGLGKGAIPTAAAVNWVLKDGIGYLSKIMLSKYGRHFDVNPKGWRLFADLLENAAFGLEMLTPAFPHLFVPIGAAAGAGRSAAALIQAATRSCFYAGFAAQRNFAEVIAKGEAQGMVSKSIGIMLGIALGNSIGSSTSLALASFSVVTWIHMFCNLKSYQSIQLRTLNPYRASLIFSEYLLSGQAPPTKEVNDEEPLFPALPFLNFNSLYKAQPVVLSSEAKDAAAEIECRLQLGSKLSDLVSNKEDLLALLNLYRNEGYILVEQMGRFCVVLKESSLPQDMLKALFHVNYLYWLEKSMAIEARSASYDCRTGGRLQISLEYVQREFNHVKNDGESVGWIMDGLIARPLPNRIRVGNAASSFAS encoded by the coding sequence ATGGACTATGCTTTTAGGGCCACGTGCCTTTCGGGAAATTTGATGTCTCCTACTGTAATAACTCAACCACCAAGATGGCCGTTTTTATCTACATGTGTATTGTCACTTAGTCTGAAGTCATCCCCATTCCCATTTCTTGCCAATGCTAGTGCTACTGCTCATGGCCGTGGTTTTTCTTATATTAGCCAACAGATTGATAATTTGGAAAGAATCAGGGGCAACCCTTCTCAGTTTCATTCTCTGTTCCATCGTCGGCTGCCGGGAGATGttagctgctgctgctgcagtgACGACGGCAGCGGCGGcggcagcagcagcaacaacaacagcaaTAATGGTGGTTGGAATAATCCTTACGGTTCTGAGGGTTCTTGGTGGTGGCATGACGATTTTTCACAGTTTCATTACCCTTTTCTCGTGGTGTTAATACTCTGTTGGTCCATGTTATGCTGCTTCTGCCACTTGCAATTTGCCAAATCTGCTCTCGCAAGAACTACTACTACTGGTGCTTTTAACTTTCAGGAGTCGTCCGAGTCATTGGAGCCAAGGTCTGTCTGGGAAGTAAAGGGAGGCAAGTGGACCAAGCTCATCCCTGATAATTGTTATGATGCATACATTGTTGCCCAACCTGATACTGGAGCTGGTATTAGACTCACTCAATCCTTCATCCCAGAGAGGGTGTGGTTGTGCTGTAGAGATCTCTTTTTGCGTTTGATGCTCCCAGAAGGTTTTCCCCACAGTGTAACCAATGATTACTTGGAATACTCTCTATGGAGAGGAGTCCAGGGCATCGCTAGCCAAGTCAGCGGCGTGCTTGCCACACAGTCCTTGCTCTATGCCATTGGATTAGGGAAAGGAGCCATCCCTACTGCTGCTGCTGTCAACTGGGTTCTCAAAGATGGAATTGGGTATCTCAGTAAAATTATGCTCTCCAAGTACGGGAGGCATTTTGATGTTAATCCCAAGGGATGGAGGTTGTTTGCTGATCTTTTGGAAAATGCTGCCTTTGGACTGGAGATGCTGACTCCAGCTTTTCCACATCTTTTTGTTCCCATTGGTGCTGCTGCTGGAGCAGGACGCTCAGCTGCTGCACTCATCCAGGCTGCTACCAGGAGCTGTTTCTATGCTGGTTTTGCTGCTCAAAGGAACTTTGCTGAGGTAATTGCCAAGGGTGAAGCTCAAGGAATGGTGAGCAAGTCTATTGGAATCATGCTTGGTATAGCATTGGGTAATTCCATTGGTTCCTCTACATCTCTTGCTCTTGCTTCTTTTAGTGTGGTGACTTGGATTCACATGTTTTGCAATCTGAAGTCATATCAATCCATTCAATTGAGAACTTTAAATCCTTATCGTGCAAGTTTGATATTTAGTGAATATCTCCTTAGTGGCCAAGCACCTCCAACCAAAGAAGTCAATGATGAGGAACCCCTTTTCCCAGCTCTTCCATTTCTTAATTTCAATTCTTTGTACAAAGCGCAACCAGTTGTCCTATCATCCGAGGCAAAGGATGCAGCTGCTGAAATTGAGTGCCGGCTGCAGCTCGGATCTAAGCTCAGTGATCTTGTCAGCAACAAAGAGGATTTACTCGCTTTGTTGAATCTGTATAGAAATGAAGGCTACATTTTGGTTGAGCAGATGGGAAGATTTTGCGTAGTGCTTAAAGAAAGTTCTTTGCCCCAAGACATGCTCAAGGCATTGTTCCATGTCAATTATTTGTACTGGTTGGAGAAAAGTATGGCAATTGAAGCAAGAAGTGCTTCCTATGACTGTCGAACTGGTGGGAGGCTGCAAATATCTCTTGAGTATGTGCAAAGGGAGTTCAACCATGTCAAGAATGATGGGGAATCAGTGGGTTGGATCATGGATGGCCTTATTGCAAGGCCTTTACCTAACAGGATTCGCGTAGGGAATGCGGCCTCGTCTTTTGCTTCTTGA
- the LOC122305355 gene encoding ABC transporter I family member 19-like encodes MADKATSKPIVEDEENEDLNSIRVCGMQFAYEGEPPLFADFNLKIPPGSRCLLVGANGSGKTTLLKILAGKHMVGGRDVVRVLNNSAFHDTKLVCSGDLAYLGGSWSKTVGSAGEIPLQGDFSAEHMIFGVEGVDPDRRLNLIELLDIDLQWRMHKVSDGQRRRVQICMGLLHPFKVLLLDEVTVDLDVVARLDLLDFFKEECDQRGATIVYATHIFDGLETWATHLAYIQDGELRRVQMLSEVNELKNSANLLSVVESWLRAEIKREKKKPTNRPAQIQKTLTSGSSPFMSSRHMAYYR; translated from the exons ATGGCGGATAAAGCAACTTCAAAGCCGATAGTGGAAGACGAGGAAAATGAGGATTTGAACAGTATCAGAGTCTGCGGCATGCAGTTTGCGTATGAAGGCGAACCACCGCTTTTCGCCGACTTCAACCTTAAGATCCCCCCCGGATCTCGATGTCTTCTCGTTGGCGCTAACGGATCTG GGAAGACCACTTTGCTGAAGATTCTTGCTGGTAAGCACATGGTTGGAGGAAGAGATGTGGTGCGTGTGCTGAACAATTCGGCTTTTCATGACACTAAGTTGGTGTGTAGTGGTGACTTGGCATATTTGGGAGGATCTTGGAGTAAAACCGTTGGCTCCGCT GGTGAGATTCCACTTCAGGGTGATTTTTCTGCAGAACATATGATATTTGGAG TTGAAGGGGTTGATCCTGATAGGAGGCTCAATTTAATTGAGCTACTTGATATTGATCTGCAATGGCGAATGCATAAGGTATCTGATGGGCAGAGGCGTCGAGTCCAAATATGCATGGGTCTTCTTCACCCTTTCAAG GTCCTTTTGCTAGATGAGGTTACAGTGGACCTGGATGTTGTTGCTAGACTGGACTTACTCGACTTCTTCAAAGAAGAATGTGATCAG AGAGGAGCTACAATAGTATATGCAACCCATATTTTTGACGGTCTGGAGACATGGGCAACGCATTTAGCATACATTCAAGATGGCGAGTTGAGAAGGGTACAGATGCTATCGGAGGTGAATGAGTTGAAGAATTCAGCCAATCTACTCTCTGTTGTAGAGTCTTGGCTCCGTGCTGAAATTAAGCGTGAGAAGAAGAAACCCACTAACCGTCCTGCCCAAATCCAGAAGACCTTAACTTCTGGTAGTTCTCCCTTTATGTCATCCAGGCATATGGCATACTACCGTTAA
- the LOC122305352 gene encoding protein CHROMATIN REMODELING 8, which produces MEEDEDRILLSSLGITSANPEDIERDILAGAARNDENSGEGGGSTEEELPEKSGSIDPSSTSQAKLYHKLRAVEFEIDAVASTVEQSKNVSNNDDNAYDGNDGRELGNQEDGVQVSPNDLDLQHALATDRLRSLKKTKAQLEKKLSNLRKDNSSKGVEQDKALRDLVKEEPRHKRKLKDVKKSGKKVEKRQKIVKFEEDSGFDAILDAASGGFVETERDEFIRKGILTPFHKLKGFERRLQQPGSSNSHHVPIKEDESDDLVASSVARAVQAMSVAAQARSATKLLDPEALPKLDAPTHPFQRLKTPLKLPESAEREVEKNRESQRKRKNKRPLPDRKWTKLVSREEKHLEESDARDVVTSSCEDEKPEDVINVNDHEPPYVTLEGGLKIPENIFSELFDYQKVGVQWLWELHCQRAGGIIGDEMGLGKTIQVLAFLGALHFSNMYKPTIIVCPVTLLRQWKREAQKWYPNFHVEMLHDSAQDPVNRKKQAKSYDSDYESEGSFESEHEGDISSRSNGKWDSLINRVLQSESGLLITTYEQLRILGEKLLDIEWGYAVLDEGHRIRNPNAEITLVCKQLQTVHRIIMTGAPIQNKLTELWSLFDFVFPGKLGVLPVFEAEFAVPISVGGYANASPLQVSTAYRCAVVLRDLIMPYLLRRMKADVNAHLPKKTEHVLFCSLTAEQWSVYRAFLASTEVEQILDGNRNSLYGIDVMRKICNHPDLLEREHSSHNPDYGNPERSGKMKVVEQVLKVWKEQDHRVLLFAQTQQMLDILENFLVAAGYSYRRMDGLTPIKQRMALIDEFNNSNDVFIFILTTKVGGLGTNLTGADRVIIYDPDWNPSTDMQARERAWRIGQKRDVTVYRLITRGTIEEKVYHRQIYKHFLTNKILKNPQQRRFFKSRDMKDLFTLNDGGEGGSTETSNIFSQLSEDVNVVGSQKDKQDERKPLKVSMRHADVVAAENGDKSDIATSGSKGEEKADNSDGDVDEEANILRSLFDAHGIHSAMNHDVIMNAHDEEKTRLEEQASQVAQRAAEALRQSRMLRSRDGISVPTWTGKSGTAGAPSSVRQKFGSTVNSKLANSTQQSNEFSSNGISNVNGIAAGASAGKALSSAELLARIRNNQERAVGAGLENQQGLASSSRNQARSIDVGPSRSSKNIAGVQPEVLIRQICTFIQQRGGSTTSASIVQHFKDRIPTEDLPLFKNLLKEIATLVKDLNESCWVLKPEYQEQ; this is translated from the exons ATGGAGGAAGACGAGGATAGAATTCTGCTCAGCAGTTTGGGAATAACATCCGCGAATCCTGAAGATATCGAGCGTGACATATTAGCTGGG GCTGCAAGGAATGATGAGAACAGTGGTGAAGGTGGAGGGAGCACGGAGGAGGAACTTCCTGAGAAGTCAGGGAGTATTGACCCATCATCCACCAGCCAAGCGAAACTGTACCATAAATTGAGGGCAGTAGAGTTTGAAATAGATGCCGTTGCATCCACTGTCGAACAATCCAAGAATGTTTCAAATAACGATGACAATGCTTATGATGGTAATGACGGTAGGGAGCTAGGAAATCAAGAGGATGGCGTTCAAGTTTCCCCTAACGACTTAGACCTCCAGCATGCCTTGGCAACTGATCGGCTAAGAAGCCTCAAGAAAACCAAGGCTCAGCTTGAgaaaaaactttcaaatttgCGCAAGGACAACTCTTCCAAAGGTGTTGAACAAGACAAAGCCTTGCGAGATCTGGTCAAGGAGGAGCCAAGGCATAAGAGGAAGCTAAAAGATGTTAAGAAGTCAGGAAAAAAGGTAGAAAAGAGACAGAAGATAGTCAAATTTGAAGAGGATTCTGGTTTTGATGCAATTCTGGATGCAGCATCTGGTGGGTTTGTGGAAACG GAAAGGGATGAATTCATTCGGAAAGGAATTTTAACTCCGTTTCATAAGTTGAAGGGCTTTGAGCGTCGCCTTCAACAACCAGGGTCATCAAATAGTCACCATGTACCTATCAAAGAAGACGAGAGTGATGATCTTGTTGCTTCCAGTGTTGCCAGAGCTGTACAGGCAATGTCAGTGGCTGCTCAAGCTCGTTCAGCAACCAAGCTCCTCGATCCAGAAGCGTTGCCAAAGCTTGATGCACCCACTCACCCTTTTCAAAGGCTCAAAACACCTTTGAAACTTCCTGAATCTGCTGAAcgagaggtagaaaagaatagagaatcacaaagaaaaaggaaaaataaacgGCCTCTGCCTGACAGGAAGTGGACAAAGCTCGTTTCTCGGGAAGAAAAACATTTGGAAGAATCTG aTGCAAGAGATGTGGTGACCTCCAGTTGTGAAGATGAAAAGCCAGAGGATGTTATAAATGTGAATGATCATGAACCTCCTTATGTAACACTAGAAGGTGGGCTAAAAATACCAGAAAACATCTTTTCTGAACTTTTTGACTATCAAAAAGTGGGAGTGCAGTGGTTGTGGGAATTGCATTGCCAAAGAGCTGGTGGGATTATCGGAGATGAGATGGGTCTTGGTAAGACCATCCAAGTCTTAGCTTTTCTTGGTGCACTGCATTTTAGTAATATGTACAAACCGACAATTATTGTCTGCCCTGTTACACTATTGCGACAGTGGAAAAGGGAAGCACAAAAATGGTACCCAAACTTTCATGTGGAGATGCTACATGATTCTGCGCAGGATCCTGTTAATAGGAAGAAGCAAGCCAAGTCTTATGATAGTGATTATGAAAGTGAAGGTTCATTTGAAAGTGAACACGAGGGGGACATCTCATCCAGGAGCAATGGAAAATGGGATTCCTTGATAAATCGTGTTTTACAATCAGAATCTGGGTTGCTTATCACCACTTATGAGCAACTGCGCATATTAGGGGAAAAATTGCTTGATATTGAATGGGGTTATGCAGTTCTGGATGAAGGACACCGTATTCGGAATCCTAATGCTGAAATTACTCTAGTTTGCAAGCAGCTACAGACTGTTCATCGCATTATAATGACTGGTGCACCAATTCAGAACAAGCTGACTGAACTCTGGTCtctatttgattttgttttcccTGGGAAGCTTGGTGTCTTACCTGTATTTGAGGCAGAGTTTGCAGTTCCCATATCTGTCGGTGGTTATGCTAATGCTTCACCATTACAAGTATCCACAGCTTACAG GTGTGCTGTGGTCCTGCGGGACTTGATCATGCCTTATCTCCTTCGACGTATGAAGGCTGATGTGAATGCCCACCTTCCAAAGAAGACCGAACATGTCCTCTTTTGCAGCCTCACTGCGGAGCAATGGTCTGTGTATCGAGCTTTCCTGGCTAGCACTGAGGTGGAACAGATTTTAGATGGGAATAGAAATTCACTTTATGGAATTGATGTCATGCGTAAGATTTGCAACCACCCTGATCTTCTTGAGAGGGAGCACTCATCCCATAATCCAGACTATGGGAATCCTGAACGCAGTGGAAAAATGAAAGTTGTTGAACAAGTGCTGAAGGTTTGGAAGGAACAAGACCATCGGGTTCTTCTTTTTGCACAAACTCAACAAATGCTTGATATTCTTGAGAATTTCTTGGTTGCTGCTGGCTATAGCTACAGGAGAATGGATGGTCTTACTCCCATAAAACAGAGAATGGCCTtaatagatgaatttaataattcaaatgatgtctttatctttattttgaCAACCAAGGTTGGTGGTTTGGGCACAAACTTAACTGGTGCAGACCGGGTGATCATATACGACCCTGACTGGAACCCTTCAACTGATATGCAG GCTAGGGAGCGTGCATGGCGTATTGGTCAGAAACGGGACGTAACAGTATATAGATTGATCACACGCGGAACTATAGAGGAGAAGGTGTACCACCGACAGatttataaacattttttaaccAATAAGATTTTGAAGAACCCACAACAGAGAAGGTTCTTTAAATCTCGAGATATGAAGGATCTCTTCACACTGAATGATGGCGGAGAGGGTGGGTCAACTGAAACATCTAATATTTTCAGTCAGCTTTCTGAAGATGTAAATGTTGTTGGGTCTCAGAAAGATAAGCAGGATGAGCGTAAACCTCTTAAAGTTTCTATGCGACATGCTGATGTTGTTGCAGCTGAAAATGGTGACAAATCAGACATTGCAACTTCCGGCagtaaaggagaagaaaaagctGATAACAGCGATGGTGATGTAGATGAAGAAGCAAACATTTTAAGGAGTCTTTTTGATGCCCATGGGATACAT AGTGCCATGAACCATGATGTGATCATGAATGCCCACGATGAGGAGAAGACGAGGCTTGAGGAGCAAGCTTCCCAAGTCGCACAAAGAGCTGCAGAAGCGTTACGCCAGTCACGGATGCTCCGAAGTCGGGATGGTATATCTGTCCCAACATGGACTGGGAAATCAGGGACTGCCGGTGCCCCATCATCTGTGCGCCAGAAGTTTGGTTCAACTGTGAACTCTAAGTTGGCAAATAGTACTCAGCAGTCAAATGAATTCTCCAGTAATGGAATTAGCAATGTAAATGGCATTGCCGCTGGTGCCTCTGCTGGGAAGGCACTATCTTCAGCTGAACTATTggctagaatccgaaataaccAAGAAAGAGCTGTTGGTGCTGGACTTGAAAATCAGCAAGGGTTGGCTTCAAGTTCTCGTAACCAGGCAAGATCTATCGATGTGGGGCCTTCAAGATCCTCGAAGAACATAGCTGGAGTACAACCTGAAGTGTTGATACGTCAGATCTGTACATTTATACAGCAAAGAGGCGGAAGTACCACTTCAGCCAGCATAGTGCAGCACTTTAAGGACAGGATACCTACGGAGGATCTGCCTTTGTTTAAGAATCTTTTGAAGGAAATAGCAACACTAGTGAAAGACCTGAATGAATCATGTTGGGTTCTAAAGCCAGAGTATCAAGAACAATAA